Proteins encoded by one window of Cylindrospermum stagnale PCC 7417:
- a CDS encoding DUF6737 family protein yields MSEQKPLSPWNYKPWWCQPWSILLTGVTLISGSWLLFKTIWLTVLVAIPLLAWMGFFLLVWPQLMIRSGVLESYQNPDG; encoded by the coding sequence ATGTCTGAACAAAAGCCTCTCAGTCCGTGGAACTACAAGCCTTGGTGGTGTCAACCCTGGTCTATACTGCTCACAGGTGTGACGCTGATTAGTGGTAGCTGGTTACTATTTAAGACTATCTGGCTAACTGTTCTCGTTGCTATTCCCTTATTGGCGTGGATGGGATTTTTCTTGTTAGTTTGGCCGCAACTAATGATTCGTAGCGGTGTTTTGGAATCTTATCAAAATCCTGATGGTTAA
- a CDS encoding DUF6272 family protein, translating to MTEVFGEFITDFPLEQDFLQLTFTPSSRPIKQRWKNNRLSAHFVADYFANFLPVDENDPSRERRIKESKGAVSYVANELLENAIKYNDENSNYKVKFGVHFVENIDDIIAVIFATNSVKSGDVDKLKAFIEELLSSDPNDMYISQVEKSVEEDTEASGLGLLTMINDYGAKLGWSIDLIEGDSPVMTVTTMAQFKV from the coding sequence ATGACTGAAGTATTTGGTGAATTTATCACAGACTTTCCTCTAGAGCAGGATTTCCTACAACTCACTTTTACCCCTAGCTCTCGTCCAATTAAGCAACGCTGGAAAAATAATCGCCTTTCTGCTCATTTCGTGGCTGATTACTTTGCTAATTTCCTCCCAGTTGATGAAAATGATCCAAGTCGTGAAAGGCGGATTAAGGAAAGCAAAGGTGCCGTTAGCTATGTAGCCAACGAGTTACTGGAAAATGCTATTAAGTATAACGATGAAAATTCCAATTACAAAGTTAAATTTGGTGTTCACTTTGTGGAAAATATCGATGATATAATAGCTGTAATTTTTGCGACTAATAGTGTCAAATCAGGAGATGTGGATAAATTAAAAGCGTTCATTGAAGAGTTACTTTCTTCCGATCCCAATGATATGTATATTAGCCAAGTCGAAAAAAGTGTTGAAGAAGATACAGAAGCGTCGGGTTTAGGTCTGTTGACGATGATTAATGACTATGGTGCTAAACTGGGTTGGAGCATAGACTTAATTGAAGGTGATTCCCCAGTTATGACTGTGACTACAATGGCTCAATTCAAAGTATAG
- a CDS encoding PP2C family protein-serine/threonine phosphatase, translating to MIPLGNILVNHHLPVNEVRNKVFTVVKLMTGETILATRIATATSEMCRSLYRLSISFQIEFEIDTAVGNSVFCLNFTANESLPGINLLTPFFDQVNSLTLKNNLYRVQAMISLRNRQIFDQDAIAKIKSIIQQKSRNELMTELEIRNRELYESLDDLKQTTIMKEQLKEQNLRMGAELNVSRMLQQMILPKPEELAIEKLDIAGFMEPADEVGGDYYDVLYTDGVVTLGIGDVTGHGLESGILMLMVQTAVRTLKEIQEVDPVRFLDALNRTIYKNVQRMNSEKSLTLAIVNYADGEVSISGQHEEILIIRNNGKVERIDTMDLGFPIGLDSEIADFISHITLELKPGDGIALYTDGIPEAKDINKIQYGLERLCEVISENWHKSAPDIKDAVITDVRRHIGKQKVFDDITLLVLKRQSDLYQ from the coding sequence ATGATCCCATTAGGTAACATTCTTGTTAATCATCATCTACCTGTGAATGAGGTGCGAAACAAGGTTTTTACTGTTGTCAAATTGATGACTGGAGAAACTATTTTAGCTACTCGCATAGCTACGGCAACCTCAGAAATGTGCCGCTCTCTCTATAGATTGTCTATTAGCTTTCAAATTGAATTTGAGATTGACACGGCTGTTGGTAATTCTGTGTTTTGTTTGAATTTTACAGCTAATGAATCTTTGCCAGGCATCAACTTATTAACTCCATTTTTTGATCAAGTCAATTCCCTGACTTTAAAAAATAACTTGTATCGGGTGCAGGCTATGATTAGTTTGCGCAATCGCCAAATTTTTGATCAAGATGCCATCGCCAAAATTAAGTCTATTATCCAGCAAAAAAGCCGTAATGAATTAATGACAGAACTGGAAATTAGAAACCGTGAACTATATGAATCTCTGGATGATTTAAAGCAAACAACCATCATGAAAGAACAGCTTAAAGAACAAAATCTACGAATGGGAGCAGAACTCAATGTTTCCCGAATGCTCCAGCAGATGATTCTCCCAAAACCAGAAGAATTGGCAATTGAAAAACTCGATATCGCCGGATTCATGGAACCTGCTGATGAAGTGGGTGGAGATTACTATGATGTTCTGTATACAGATGGCGTAGTCACACTAGGTATTGGTGACGTAACCGGACACGGATTAGAAAGTGGTATTTTGATGCTGATGGTTCAAACTGCTGTTCGCACTCTGAAAGAAATTCAGGAAGTTGATCCAGTCAGATTTTTAGATGCACTGAATCGCACAATATATAAAAATGTGCAACGCATGAATTCTGAAAAAAGTTTAACTCTAGCAATTGTTAATTATGCAGATGGAGAAGTTAGTATTAGTGGACAGCATGAAGAAATTCTCATCATTCGCAACAACGGTAAAGTTGAACGAATTGACACGATGGACTTAGGGTTCCCTATTGGTTTAGATAGTGAAATTGCTGACTTTATCAGTCATATTACATTGGAGTTAAAACCGGGTGATGGAATTGCACTTTATACAGATGGCATTCCAGAGGCAAAAGATATTAATAAAATCCAGTATGGATTAGAGAGACTTTGTGAAGTAATTAGCGAGAATTGGCATAAATCTGCCCCAGATATCAAAGATGCAGTAATTACTGATGTGCGGCGACATATTGGCAAGCAAAAAGTATTCGATGACATCACTTTATTGGTGCTAAAGCGGCAAAGTGATCTTTATCAATAA
- a CDS encoding STAS domain-containing protein: MNGSDVPRIPLQLSQGCIVASIQIEITAEVLQQFRQDILERLHTNRARGIILDLSGVEIMDLQDFETLRRTLSMAAMMGVETILTGFQPGVASALVDLNADIDSIYAALDIDDAWQLMNSLRPVNQDTELLSENSHQEDLKEN; this comes from the coding sequence ATGAACGGTAGTGATGTTCCGCGCATTCCCTTACAGTTATCCCAAGGTTGTATCGTTGCTTCTATTCAAATAGAAATAACGGCGGAAGTACTTCAGCAGTTTCGCCAAGATATCCTAGAACGGCTCCATACTAACAGAGCTAGAGGTATCATTCTGGATCTCTCAGGTGTAGAGATTATGGATCTCCAAGACTTTGAAACTTTACGACGCACTTTGTCAATGGCAGCAATGATGGGAGTTGAAACGATCCTCACTGGTTTTCAACCAGGTGTAGCATCTGCTTTAGTAGATTTAAATGCCGACATTGATAGCATTTATGCTGCATTAGATATTGATGATGCTTGGCAATTAATGAATAGCCTGCGACCTGTAAATCAGGATACAGAGCTATTATCTGAAAACTCTCATCAAGAAGATTTAAAGGAAAATTAG
- a CDS encoding mechanosensitive ion channel family protein, with protein MLQKVLPFEINTWAFIASSLLISIAGGMLIYFILFYILRSIFRKFERDIALVTLNVSTYPALAIFVLAVLKLTCERLPSVQIIDSFENLISVGLIIGISYWIVQLFIQVFIYYLKDYTQQTEAMWDDVLLPLLEAVVPVVVYLIASVLSLRLLGVDLTGIWVTLGGATFVIGFAAQGILANFFSGVVLLIDTPFQFGDVLRLDDGSIAILGKIGVRVTQLYIPDKHCDIYIPNSNLQSQSIVNLSRPTSYYHYSNQVEVLVDHDLCDVKLAMKEIILAHPDTLGDIDTKLNMIDSHYQINELIKQQEIGKLRLNSELAVILKLEEIQQGLEALVVTLQFAEKGGLTEDEIENVQLEYREIMTLIGLKAVTEKQNNRAVYTLQEVRDKDSLIELVRRWYRIWIRDPNLLDDDSYMISEEWERKINILKRRSQRLYQKISNPRSEETRIDDYVMELNEWFQKRFKEPRQKWQEPQIIIKGTNHSDDGVTYVEFKLNFFVDDIKLENGRRGERVSSQIYQEILEYLKSKNVNLANSLKQH; from the coding sequence ATGCTACAAAAAGTATTGCCATTTGAGATTAATACATGGGCGTTTATTGCCAGTAGTTTGTTGATTTCTATTGCTGGGGGAATGCTCATCTATTTCATTTTGTTTTACATTTTGCGTTCCATATTTCGCAAATTTGAACGGGATATTGCTCTGGTTACACTTAACGTTTCTACCTATCCAGCTTTAGCTATTTTTGTTTTAGCTGTCCTCAAGTTAACCTGTGAGAGATTACCTTCAGTTCAGATAATTGACAGCTTTGAAAATCTCATATCAGTCGGATTAATCATAGGGATTAGTTACTGGATAGTACAATTGTTTATCCAGGTTTTTATCTATTATCTCAAGGATTATACCCAGCAAACGGAAGCGATGTGGGATGATGTATTGCTTCCGCTTTTAGAAGCAGTAGTTCCTGTTGTAGTTTACCTAATCGCTAGTGTTTTGTCTCTACGCTTGCTTGGAGTCGATCTGACAGGAATTTGGGTAACTTTAGGTGGTGCAACATTTGTCATTGGTTTTGCTGCTCAAGGTATCCTAGCTAACTTTTTTAGTGGTGTGGTTCTCTTAATTGATACACCTTTTCAATTTGGTGATGTTTTACGACTGGATGATGGCTCAATTGCTATACTTGGAAAAATTGGTGTCAGGGTTACTCAACTCTATATACCTGACAAGCATTGCGATATTTATATTCCTAATAGTAATTTACAAAGTCAAAGTATTGTTAATCTTAGCCGTCCTACATCTTACTATCATTATTCAAACCAGGTTGAAGTATTAGTTGATCACGATTTGTGTGATGTTAAATTGGCGATGAAAGAGATCATTTTAGCTCATCCAGATACTTTAGGAGATATTGATACAAAATTAAATATGATTGATAGCCACTATCAAATCAACGAACTAATAAAACAACAAGAAATAGGTAAATTACGTTTAAATTCAGAACTGGCGGTTATTTTAAAACTAGAAGAAATTCAACAAGGACTTGAGGCATTAGTTGTTACTCTACAGTTTGCAGAAAAGGGTGGCTTAACTGAGGATGAAATTGAAAATGTGCAGCTAGAATATCGAGAAATTATGACTTTGATTGGGTTAAAAGCTGTTACTGAAAAACAAAATAATCGTGCTGTTTACACATTGCAAGAAGTTAGAGATAAGGATAGCTTAATTGAATTAGTCCGCAGATGGTATCGCATCTGGATTCGTGATCCCAACCTCTTAGATGATGATAGCTACATGATTTCTGAAGAATGGGAACGCAAGATTAATATACTAAAGCGGCGTTCACAGCGTCTATATCAAAAAATTTCTAATCCTCGAAGTGAGGAAACTCGAATTGATGATTATGTGATGGAACTAAATGAATGGTTTCAGAAAAGATTCAAGGAACCGCGACAAAAATGGCAAGAGCCGCAAATCATCATCAAAGGTACTAATCATAGCGATGATGGGGTGACTTATGTTGAGTTTAAGCTCAATTTCTTCGTTGATGATATCAAACTAGAAAATGGTAGAAGGGGTGAACGTGTTAGCAGCCAAATTTATCAAGAGATTTTGGAATATCTCAAGTCTAAAAATGTGAATTTGGCGAACTCACTTAAACAGCACTGA
- a CDS encoding protoglobin domain-containing protein, which produces MNFQTNYLHTAGDVRDSSSLRQLYEISDRDLEEIKSLEPLMLPQMDKMVDGFYRWLMEQPEYEQFFSDPKLLKHTQKMQRIYWEKFLAGKVDDEYVEHRRVIGETHARIGLSMTMFFAGMTIFNNLVSEIIQEKGTNAKNKVTTADAVAKVIHLDTGIVCEVYSIMSNEMISVQSKSLMEMSTPVTQVWDDILLLPLVGIVDSKRALDIRNAVLSAISRTRARVFILDISGVAVVDTAVANHLIKIAKATRLMGCESTLSGISPAIAETIIELGIDTGTLKTTATMMDALEGAFQRLGLRITKTH; this is translated from the coding sequence ATGAATTTTCAGACCAACTATCTCCATACTGCTGGTGATGTCAGAGACTCCTCATCATTACGGCAGTTATATGAAATTTCTGACAGAGATTTAGAGGAAATCAAATCTCTAGAACCATTGATGCTACCGCAGATGGATAAAATGGTGGATGGTTTTTATCGCTGGCTAATGGAGCAGCCTGAATACGAACAGTTTTTTTCTGACCCAAAACTTCTCAAGCATACTCAGAAAATGCAGCGCATCTATTGGGAAAAATTTTTAGCTGGTAAAGTAGACGATGAATATGTTGAGCATCGGCGAGTAATTGGGGAAACTCACGCCCGTATCGGACTCTCCATGACGATGTTTTTTGCCGGCATGACCATATTCAATAACCTCGTTTCTGAAATCATCCAAGAAAAAGGCACTAATGCTAAAAATAAGGTGACAACGGCAGATGCAGTAGCAAAGGTTATACATTTGGATACAGGCATCGTCTGCGAAGTTTACTCGATTATGTCCAACGAGATGATCTCCGTCCAGAGCAAATCATTGATGGAGATGTCTACACCTGTTACCCAAGTTTGGGATGATATTTTGCTATTGCCTTTGGTGGGAATTGTAGACTCTAAGCGGGCTTTAGATATTAGAAATGCTGTTTTAAGTGCGATTTCTCGTACCCGTGCTCGTGTTTTTATTTTAGATATTAGTGGTGTTGCTGTAGTAGATACAGCCGTTGCCAATCACCTAATTAAAATTGCTAAAGCTACCCGCTTAATGGGCTGCGAATCAACACTAAGTGGTATCTCTCCGGCGATCGCTGAAACTATCATCGAACTGGGTATTGATACTGGTACGCTGAAGACTACTGCTACCATGATGGATGCACTAGAAGGAGCCTTCCAGCGTCTGGGACTACGAATTACAAAGACCCATTAA
- a CDS encoding slr1659 superfamily regulator — MLAQEIKGEDYTVQFEPDSTTINFEGELSLGGPNEYEPITNLLNEVAATDPETMTINLIKLAFLNSSGISMLSKFVMSLRKKKGTQLIVLGSNDQPWQGKSLQNLVKLLPGLKLEVL; from the coding sequence ATGCTGGCTCAGGAAATTAAGGGAGAAGATTATACCGTTCAATTTGAGCCTGATTCAACCACTATTAATTTTGAAGGTGAGTTGAGTCTTGGTGGACCTAATGAGTATGAACCAATCACTAATTTACTTAATGAGGTTGCTGCAACTGATCCAGAAACAATGACTATAAATTTGATAAAACTAGCATTTCTCAACAGTTCTGGTATCAGTATGCTCTCAAAATTTGTGATGAGTTTACGCAAAAAGAAAGGAACTCAGTTAATTGTATTAGGCTCTAATGATCAACCTTGGCAAGGTAAATCTTTGCAGAATCTAGTGAAATTATTACCTGGATTAAAACTAGAAGTACTCTGA
- a CDS encoding SpoIIE family protein phosphatase codes for MSIKASDILDCAFFGRPCFGERFSGDTVIVEEREGLVFIAIVDVLGHGHDAYLVARQIEDFLKETWNNDVVATLHQLHAEIKGTRGAAAGLSVLNLATSELSYTGVGNTVLRVFGNRSIRLCSTEGIIGSHLRTPIAQKIELSKSDIILLYTDGIKDHFEINDYPQILYESPNRISRNMVRHFDKVHDDATCVVLKYRK; via the coding sequence ATGTCTATAAAAGCTTCAGATATTTTAGATTGTGCTTTCTTTGGTCGTCCTTGCTTTGGAGAGCGTTTCAGTGGAGATACGGTAATTGTTGAAGAGCGAGAAGGACTGGTGTTTATAGCTATTGTTGATGTACTTGGACATGGACATGATGCTTATCTTGTTGCTCGTCAGATTGAAGATTTTCTCAAAGAAACTTGGAACAATGATGTAGTAGCAACTCTACATCAACTACACGCAGAAATTAAAGGAACTCGTGGTGCAGCCGCAGGTTTAAGTGTTCTGAATTTGGCAACAAGTGAGTTATCTTACACAGGCGTGGGCAATACAGTTCTTCGGGTTTTTGGCAATCGCTCAATCCGACTCTGCTCAACAGAAGGTATAATTGGCAGCCATCTTCGCACACCCATAGCACAGAAAATTGAGTTAAGCAAATCGGATATTATTTTACTTTATACAGATGGGATTAAAGATCATTTTGAAATAAATGATTATCCTCAGATTCTCTATGAAAGTCCTAATAGGATTTCTAGAAATATGGTGCGGCATTTTGATAAAGTCCATGATGATGCAACTTGTGTAGTTTTAAAGTACAGAAAATGA
- a CDS encoding MFS transporter — translation MLRLSRYQWTVLLAAWLGWGFNIFNSILFNYVAPNCVPTLLGLTIGSPEAKAATLFWTGLLTSLLLLGWAAGGVIFGQVADRIGRRKTLLLTMLIYALGTASCAFAPNIWVLMLCRIVASLGIGGEWASGAAMVAEVVPENSRVEAGALLYTSASAGLLLATFVNFQIAGVLFAGSPETSWRYVFLCGLIPAVVAFAISLFLKEPERWQRTATTTVPPKLGELFNRQNLPLTISSFLMALTALLTWWSCNAFIPVIATGLAQTSANAQGLGKSATLALVEQWKVIATNSFNLGGFIGTLLTIPAAKYLGRKKMFVVYFILSSAAIMVTFGLPLPPQIRLYLYFAIGISVFGVFGSFTYYLPELFPTRLRATGAGFCYNIGRVVAAIGPFLVGAIASQGANALNSGLQVLFWVGFIPLLGLAFMPWVIETKGQILAD, via the coding sequence ATGCTCCGTCTGAGTCGTTACCAATGGACTGTACTTTTAGCAGCGTGGCTGGGTTGGGGCTTTAATATTTTCAACAGTATCCTATTTAACTACGTCGCTCCCAATTGTGTGCCCACACTTTTGGGTTTAACCATTGGTTCGCCAGAAGCTAAAGCAGCAACGCTTTTCTGGACTGGGCTTTTAACTTCTCTTCTCTTGTTAGGTTGGGCAGCAGGTGGAGTGATTTTTGGTCAAGTAGCCGATCGCATCGGGCGCCGCAAAACCCTCCTGCTAACAATGCTAATCTATGCTTTGGGAACTGCTAGCTGTGCCTTTGCTCCCAACATCTGGGTTTTGATGCTCTGCCGAATTGTTGCTAGCCTGGGTATTGGCGGTGAGTGGGCATCTGGGGCGGCGATGGTAGCGGAAGTAGTACCAGAAAACTCACGAGTAGAAGCCGGCGCACTCTTGTATACTTCTGCATCTGCCGGTTTATTGTTAGCCACCTTCGTCAATTTCCAAATCGCCGGGGTGCTATTTGCCGGAAGTCCTGAAACATCTTGGCGCTATGTATTTTTATGTGGTTTGATACCCGCAGTAGTCGCTTTTGCCATCAGCTTGTTTCTTAAGGAACCAGAACGTTGGCAGAGAACAGCCACCACAACCGTTCCCCCTAAACTCGGCGAACTCTTCAACCGCCAAAATCTACCTTTAACTATCAGTAGCTTTTTGATGGCATTGACTGCTTTACTCACCTGGTGGAGTTGTAATGCTTTCATTCCCGTAATTGCTACAGGTTTAGCTCAAACATCTGCGAATGCTCAAGGTTTGGGTAAAAGCGCTACCTTGGCACTAGTTGAGCAATGGAAAGTAATCGCGACTAATAGCTTTAACCTAGGAGGTTTCATCGGCACACTGCTGACAATTCCTGCGGCTAAATATTTGGGGCGGAAGAAAATGTTTGTCGTCTACTTCATTCTCTCATCTGCCGCCATTATGGTGACTTTTGGGCTTCCACTCCCTCCCCAAATTCGGCTGTACCTGTATTTCGCCATTGGTATCAGTGTTTTTGGTGTATTTGGCAGTTTTACATACTACCTACCAGAACTTTTCCCGACAAGACTGCGGGCGACCGGTGCAGGTTTTTGCTATAACATTGGACGTGTAGTGGCAGCTATTGGCCCTTTTTTAGTGGGTGCTATTGCCTCTCAAGGAGCAAATGCCCTGAATAGTGGTTTACAGGTACTCTTTTGGGTGGGTTTTATCCCCCTGTTGGGATTGGCTTTTATGCCTTGGGTAATTGAAACTAAAGGTCAAATTTTGGCAGACTAA
- a CDS encoding anti-sigma regulatory factor: protein MNHPNSIWIPVKSESDLVRSIVDTKRIANEIGFDNNACQMIATAVSELSRNILKYAGKGEIIISPIQKGYRFGIEITAQDRGSGIADVEQAMADHFSSSGTLGLGLPGVKRMMDEFAINSVLEKGTRVTIKKWR from the coding sequence ATGAATCATCCGAACTCAATTTGGATTCCAGTCAAGAGTGAGTCAGATTTGGTGCGCTCAATTGTAGATACCAAAAGAATAGCCAATGAGATTGGCTTTGATAATAATGCTTGCCAAATGATTGCGACAGCGGTTTCAGAATTGTCTCGCAATATCCTTAAATATGCAGGTAAAGGTGAAATTATTATCTCTCCTATACAAAAAGGTTATCGGTTTGGCATTGAAATTACTGCCCAAGATCGAGGATCTGGTATTGCTGATGTGGAACAGGCAATGGCTGATCATTTTAGCTCTAGTGGTACTTTGGGATTAGGATTACCAGGAGTTAAACGAATGATGGATGAATTTGCAATCAATTCTGTGTTGGAGAAAGGAACACGAGTGACAATTAAAAAATGGCGTTAA